DNA from Tripterygium wilfordii isolate XIE 37 chromosome 15, ASM1340144v1, whole genome shotgun sequence:
TTACCTTGGGGAGAAAATTAAGATTCAAAATTTAATGGCCAGCAATGAGACACGCGTACTCTTCACCGGAACTAGATTCTCCTAGTCACGACATCGAATAGAAATTCGACACGTCAACAACACCCTCAACCTATAATTCCCTTCAAACCCTTCACAGCCAATCACACTCTACGCTCCTCGATCTCCTTGTCCCCACACACTTTGTTACTGAAAACGAGCTTCATTCATTTCATCGTGACtgatttttctctcaaaatggCGTCGTCTTCCTCGATTCCTGTTCGTCGCTGAAGAAATCAGAGCCAGACTGCGCGATGGATACGGCGTCGTGCATCTCCGCGGCGACTACATGGACTGTGCCTCGCCTTCGCCGTCGTTCTTCTACTTCTTCGTTCTCCTCGTCCTTTCAGTCTATCCGATGGTCGTACagttcttcttcttgcttgcaattAGTTTGCAACAACAGCAGCGGCAGCAATACTACGAGGTTCAAGTCTAAGTCCAGTAACAAGAGAAGAACTAGCGGCAAGAATGGTAATACCAGTAATAATCCTACTGGTTCTAGTAGCGGCGGCGGTGGTGGTGTAAAGAGTGTAAAAGAAGAACTGAGACAGATAAAGGAGACTCCGAAGAATGTGCGCACTTTGTATCAGAATGGGGATCCGTTGGGGCGGAGGGATCTCGGGATGAGCGTGGTGAGGTGGATATCACGGGGAATGAAGGCGATGGCAACGGACTTTGCGGAGGCGGAGATGCAGGGGGAGTTCTTAGAGCTCAAGCAACGGATTGAACCGGGCCTCACTTTTGTGATCCAGGCACAGCCTTACCTTAGTGCCATTCCAATGCCACTGGGGCTGGAGGCCATCTGCTTGAAGGCTTGCACTCACTATCCCACCCTCTTTGATCATTTCCAGCGGCAATTGCGGGATGTTCTTCAGGATTTGCAGCACAAAACGGTTCTTGAAGATTGGCGGGCGACAGAGTCTTGGAAGTTACTGAAGGAGCTAGCGAAATCAGGTTATTCGTTGCTCTTCTCTTGTGGATAATTCATTTGTAGTCTGATTAGGTAGTAGAAATAGTTTGGTTCCTTAAGAAAAAGtcagtttttttcccctttttagtAAGTTTAATTTGATTGTTTGTGTAATATGGTTGCAGAGTGTTGGAAATCTAAGAGATTGGTTGGTGATCAATTTTTTAACTCCTCTCAGTAATGGATTTTCTATGTTTGTATAATTTGCTTCAAGAATTGTATGGTGAGTTTGAAAGAGATGTTGTATATGCAGCTCAGCATAAATCTATTGCGAGGAAGGTACCCCAGCCAAAACCTGCGCAAGGTGTTTTAGGTATGGAGTTAGAAAAGGCCAAGGCTATACAAAACAGGATCGACGAGTTTACGAAACAAATGTCAGAGTTGCTTCGTATAGAGAGGGATTCTGAACTAGAGTTTACACAGGAGGAGTTGAATGCCGTCCCTATGGCAGATGAGACCTCCGATCCTTCAAAACCAATTGAGTTTTTGGTTAGTCATGGCCAGGCTCAGCAGGAACTCTGTGATACCATCTGCAATTTGTACGCAGTTAGCACATCAACAGGTTTTtctctaatttatccttatattgagttattttgtattttattttccccATAACTTGTTTAGATATACATTTGAATTCAAGGATCATTATTCTCCTTCGATTTGTTCTCTTATCACAGTTACATGCTTAATGCCAGTTTAACTTAATGTATGTTACGTGGATCGGGATTTGGACACAGGGTTAGGAGGAATGCATTCAGTATTATTTAGGGTTGAGGGAAATCACAGATTGCCGCCCACTAATCTTTCCCCAGGAGACATGGTCTGTGTGAGGATTTGCGATAGCAGGGGTGCAGGTGCAACTTCTTGCATGCAGGGCTTTGTTAACAACCTTGGGGAAGATGGTTGCAGCATCAGTGTAGCACTAGAATCTCGTCATGGTGATTCCACCTTCTCTAAGCTCTTTGGGAAAAGTGTACGCATTGATCATATACATGGATTGGCCGACACACTCACGTATGAggtatttaataaatatatttttccatGATTAAGTTCTGCATCCGAGTTCATAGTGACAAAGACATTGCATATTCAGCTCAAACAGAATAGGCGCATTCATGTTCCCAAACTCTACACTTGGTACTCTGCACTCTATGGTGGCAGTTATGTGAATCTAGAGACTTCCATGATATGTACTACGAGAAGGGATGTTATGATGACATTAGAAGTTTCGGAAATCTGCAACTTCCTAGCCTTTTGCATAATCTTTTCATCTATTGTCTCAACACTCCCTCATATTCTGAAACTATAACTGCTCTCATGACGTTTCTCAATCAGCCTGTTTATAGCAATACAGGCCGCAGATGCTGAAAAATATTTCTTTGTTGTGGACGCTTCCTACGAATCCTACCTATATATAGACACTATCAGTATGGCCTGATTTGTTATGGTTAAATCTTAATGTGTACCCGAAGTTCTCCTTTCTGTATGTCTATGTTTCTCTTCTAATAGGCTTTGGCGATGTGCGTCATATTTATAGCTTGTCATATTCTTTTTGAAGCGCAATTGTGAAGCCCTGATGCTGCTTCAGAAGAACGGTTTGCAGAAGAAAAATCCTTCAATTGCAGCTGTAGTTACCCTATTTGGAGACAAGGAAGATATTCAGTGGCTGGAGGAGAATCATTTTGTGGACTGGGAAGAAGCAGAGTTGGACGGACTGTTGGGAACTGAAACTTTTGATGATTCACAGCGAAGAGCAATTGCCTTAGGGCTGAATAGAAAACTACCTGTATTGATAGTCCAAGGGCCTCCTGGCACTGGAAAGACAGGTTTGCTGAAGGAACTTATAGTACTTGCTGTTCAACAAGGAGAACGGGTGCTTGTAACAGCACCTACTAATGCTGCTGTTGACAACATGGTTGAAAAACTTTCAAATATTGGGTTAAACATTGTGAGGGTTGGCAATCCAGTTCGTATATCTCCAGCTGTAGCATCAAAGTCTTTGGGTGAAGTAGTGAAGTCTAAACTCGCTGATTTTGTAACAGAGTTTGAAAGGAAGAAGTCTGACCTGAGGAAAGACCTGAGACATTGCTTAAAGGATGACTCATTAGCTGCTGGCATTCGCCAGCTTCTTAAACAGCTCGGAAAGACactgaagaagaaggagaaggagacaGTGAAGGAAGTTCTATCTAGTGCACAGGTGGTGCTTGCCACTAACACTGGAGCAGCAGATCCATTGATACGGAAACTGGATACTTTTGaccttgttgttgttgatgaagcAGCACAGGCAATTGAACCGTCTTGCTGGATTCCAATATTGCAGGGGAAGCGGTGTATTTTTGCTGGTGATCAGTGTCAGCTTGCTCCAGTAATTCTTTCCAGAAGAGCCTTAGAGGGTGGGCTTGGTGTATCTTTGATGGAGAGAGCTGCAACTTTGCATGACGGCATACTTGCAACCAAGTTAATGACACAGTATCGTATGAATGATGCAATAGCTCGGTGGGCATCAAAAGAGATGTATGGAGGATTATTAAAGTCCTCACCGAGTGTTTCTTCTCATCTTCTCGTAGATTCCCCATTTGTCATGGTATTACTACATGTCTAactaaaatttatttataagtGGCATCAGGAGTGTTTTCATGTTTTCCTTCAGTGTCATGGGCTTCTTGAGATTCTGTATTATGTTTGACAATTGCCCAAACTTACCGCATTGGCTTATGATTGATTTATTTACTAAAATACTTTAATTTTGAGGAAACTTTTTACCCATGGAAATGCAAATGGCTTGAGTTAAGTATTAGATATACAAGCAGACCCTTAGTAGAATATAAAAATTGAAGTTTTATTAGATCTCATATCTTCAATTAATCTTGTAGGTCTTCTTTCTGTGAGCAAATGCTGTTATTATCTTATCTTGTTAACTTTTAATTCGATGTATGTTCTGATATGTAAAGTGAGTCATGGCTTATAGAATGACCctgtataaaattataaaactcATTAAAATTGATACTCTTTGTTTAATGTCTAAATTAATAGATgtatttcttgaattttttacCCTTGTGATCTAATCTTAATTTATGGCGTATCTTCAAAGCATCACATACAAATTTCTTTGTTGATACTGCAGCCCACATGGATAACGCAGTGTCCATTGATGTTGCTAGATACAAGAATGCCTTATGGAAGTTTGTCAGTTGGTTGCGAGGAGCATTTAGATCTGTCTGGCACAGGCTCATTTTACAATGAAGGGGAAGCAGATATTGTTGAGCATCTTGTGTTTTCATTGCTTTATGCTGGTAAATCTTCTTGGCCCTTCATTACTGCTATATATTCTTGCATTGCCATTTTTACCATTTTAGATGGATTATCTAGAAAAATGTACAAGGATGTTATGATCATTTTGACAAGCAAATACATTTATagttgttttgagtttgataattTTATTGACAATGTGTGTGTGATTGATATTTAGCTTGAAAActgttggaattatgagagaatattacgtttcttgtaattatgggttgta
Protein-coding regions in this window:
- the LOC120016990 gene encoding DNA-binding protein SMUBP-2-like, giving the protein MDTASCISAATTWTVPRLRRRSSTSSFSSSFQSIRWSYSSSSCLQLVCNNSSGSNTTRFKSKSSNKRRTSGKNGNTSNNPTGSSSGGGGGVKSVKEELRQIKETPKNVRTLYQNGDPLGRRDLGMSVVRWISRGMKAMATDFAEAEMQGEFLELKQRIEPGLTFVIQAQPYLSAIPMPLGLEAICLKACTHYPTLFDHFQRQLRDVLQDLQHKTVLEDWRATESWKLLKELAKSAQHKSIARKVPQPKPAQGVLGMELEKAKAIQNRIDEFTKQMSELLRIERDSELEFTQEELNAVPMADETSDPSKPIEFLVSHGQAQQELCDTICNLYAVSTSTGLGGMHSVLFRVEGNHRLPPTNLSPGDMVCVRICDSRGAGATSCMQGFVNNLGEDGCSISVALESRHGDSTFSKLFGKSVRIDHIHGLADTLTYERNCEALMLLQKNGLQKKNPSIAAVVTLFGDKEDIQWLEENHFVDWEEAELDGLLGTETFDDSQRRAIALGLNRKLPVLIVQGPPGTGKTGLLKELIVLAVQQGERVLVTAPTNAAVDNMVEKLSNIGLNIVRVGNPVRISPAVASKSLGEVVKSKLADFVTEFERKKSDLRKDLRHCLKDDSLAAGIRQLLKQLGKTLKKKEKETVKEVLSSAQVVLATNTGAADPLIRKLDTFDLVVVDEAAQAIEPSCWIPILQGKRCIFAGDQCQLAPVILSRRALEGGLGVSLMERAATLHDGILATKLMTQYRMNDAIARWASKEMYGGLLKSSPSVSSHLLVDSPFVMPTWITQCPLMLLDTRMPYGSLSVGCEEHLDLSGTGSFYNEGEADIVEHLVFSLLYAGVHSTAIAVQSPYVAQVQLLRERLHELPEAAGVEVATIDSFQGREADAVIISMVRSNTLGAVGFLGDSRRMNVAITRARKLVAVVCDSSTICHNTFLARLLRHIRYFGRVKHAEPGSFGGSGIGMDPMLPTIS